The Candidatus Limnocylindrales bacterium genome has a segment encoding these proteins:
- the mltG gene encoding endolytic transglycosylase MltG, whose amino-acid sequence MKLALTLLILLSLTFITIAGFQVYQFLHTRPDPSGSARTVHIPHGASLSKIAQILESEGIITDRHKFLIVAKFSTPGRSIKAGEYSLNTSLLPLEVLNILKEGKTLFYTVTIPEGYTIKQIAELLAQLHLVNEDRFLKLTSDAELIKAVGVEAKSLEGYLFPDTYYLDKTMSEEAIIKKMVSRFWEIFNADLQNRAKEMGFSYHQIVTLASIIEKETGVEEERKLISAVCHNRLKRKELLQSDPTVIYAIKDFNGNLTREDLKIDSPYNTYRYPGLPPGPIANPGKASLLAALYPADVDYLYFVSKNDGTHQFSSDLKQHNAAVKKYQLNGRIKNDKPSDVSN is encoded by the coding sequence ATGAAATTAGCTCTTACCCTTCTCATACTACTAAGTTTGACCTTTATCACCATCGCGGGGTTTCAGGTTTATCAGTTTTTACATACTCGCCCGGATCCGTCTGGAAGTGCACGTACGGTCCATATTCCCCATGGAGCTTCCTTATCCAAAATAGCCCAGATCCTGGAATCTGAAGGCATTATCACCGACAGGCATAAATTTCTCATTGTAGCGAAATTCTCTACCCCCGGTCGTTCCATCAAAGCGGGGGAATATAGTCTGAACACTTCCTTATTACCGTTGGAGGTATTAAATATCCTTAAGGAAGGTAAGACGTTATTTTATACGGTGACAATTCCGGAGGGTTATACGATTAAACAAATAGCCGAATTACTGGCTCAGTTACACCTGGTTAATGAAGATAGATTTCTAAAACTCACTTCCGATGCAGAGCTGATCAAAGCGGTGGGCGTTGAGGCAAAAAGTTTAGAGGGTTATCTGTTCCCGGATACTTATTATCTCGATAAAACCATGTCAGAAGAAGCGATTATAAAAAAAATGGTTTCGAGATTCTGGGAAATCTTTAATGCAGACCTGCAAAATCGGGCTAAAGAAATGGGTTTTTCTTATCATCAAATCGTAACCCTGGCTTCCATCATTGAAAAAGAAACAGGGGTAGAAGAAGAGAGAAAGCTGATATCTGCCGTTTGCCATAATCGTTTAAAAAGAAAGGAACTCCTCCAGAGTGATCCTACGGTAATCTATGCCATTAAGGATTTTAACGGCAATCTAACTCGAGAAGATCTTAAAATAGACTCACCTTATAATACCTATCGTTATCCCGGATTACCACCTGGTCCCATTGCCAATCCTGGTAAAGCTTCTCTTCTGGCTGCCTTATATCCGGCCGATGTGGATTATCTTTATTTTGTTTCTAAAAATGATGGCACTCATCAGTTTTCTTCAGATTTAAAACAACACAATGCAGCAGTTAAAAAATATCAATTGAATGGAAGAATTAAAAATGATAAGCCGTCCGATGTCAGCAATTAA
- a CDS encoding twin-arginine translocase TatA/TatE family subunit: MFGLGMPELIVILFLVLIVFGAGKLPEIGGGLGKAIQNFKKATREAELEERIEEKKIEEKAS; the protein is encoded by the coding sequence ATGTTCGGTTTGGGCATGCCAGAACTTATTGTTATTCTATTTCTTGTATTAATTGTTTTTGGGGCCGGGAAACTACCGGAAATAGGAGGTGGTTTGGGAAAAGCCATCCAAAATTTTAAAAAAGCCACCCGTGAGGCTGAATTGGAAGAACGGATAGAGGAAAAAAAGATTGAGGAAAAAGCTTCCTAA
- a CDS encoding glutamine amidotransferase has protein sequence MDSLLKFLGLQTQDYNAYEIQFLQPIPGWILAALAVVIGVLIFFSARNVKGKISGGLRTFLFALRVLVFLLLFTALLQPNLGLMKRRFIKPIIAVLVDTSSSMNIKDMANDQSRIEAVKHLFKSLKEEGKLEELAKDQEVHFFQFSETLSPIELAQLENLEARGSKTQLVHALNQLGKDFSNQPLEAIFVFSDGMDNVVTSPQTLETRKIPIYTFGVGDPQRLIDVQIADLVADEFAFLDKEVEVDVTVRGTGLKGKVIPVTLTQDGAPVAMQRVEFPKDSYETTLKLNFTPRETGTFDYLVSVPVQAGEIVTDNNRKHFTMQVVRNKLRVLLISGNPRWEYRFLRRALKKDPNIELVSFMILRSAYDIVDVPNDQLSLIPFPVHRLFTEDLPKFDLLIFDNFDYRPYFSPIYLENIRQFVEQQGKAFIMIGGEHSFNAASYHFTPIERIIPVDINNTPLQQSTGTVYKEPFRMKLTEEGYTHPITRLLEDIEQNKKLWSEMPKLWGYNYVTRPKPGAITLGVHSNRKTEYGNMPVLVVQQVGEGRVMAITSGSTWRWSFESVAKGGSDQYYLQFWRQVIRWLTKAPELRLVKLKTNKKNYDRGEEVNIEVTVLNESYQPLNEVELKLTLQKADGNSQELNLFKSENTDGLFQTVTRIEEPGIYKLKVSAKYNGKLLGEDQQTIEVSLSDLELENPELNSNFLKELSSLTGGAYTHISAENEVKSRFSMKLPMKVETTEVNNVDLWDNPLSFALIFTLLCVEWVVRKRAGMK, from the coding sequence ATGGATTCTCTTTTAAAATTTCTTGGCCTACAAACCCAAGATTATAATGCTTACGAAATTCAATTTTTGCAACCGATCCCCGGATGGATTCTGGCTGCTTTAGCCGTTGTCATTGGGGTTTTAATCTTCTTCTCCGCCAGAAATGTGAAGGGTAAAATCTCTGGTGGATTACGGACCTTCCTGTTTGCCCTTCGTGTGCTGGTTTTCCTTCTTCTTTTTACGGCTCTCCTTCAACCCAATTTGGGTTTAATGAAAAGGCGGTTCATCAAACCTATTATCGCCGTGCTGGTAGATACTTCGTCCAGTATGAATATTAAAGATATGGCCAACGATCAATCCAGGATCGAAGCGGTCAAACATCTATTTAAATCCCTGAAAGAAGAAGGAAAACTGGAAGAACTGGCTAAAGACCAGGAAGTACATTTTTTTCAATTCTCAGAGACACTTTCTCCCATAGAGTTAGCCCAACTGGAGAATCTCGAAGCCCGGGGTTCTAAAACACAACTGGTCCATGCCCTGAATCAGCTCGGTAAGGATTTTTCTAATCAGCCACTGGAAGCTATTTTTGTTTTTTCCGATGGAATGGATAACGTGGTCACTTCACCCCAGACTTTAGAAACCCGTAAGATTCCCATTTATACTTTTGGAGTGGGGGATCCCCAGAGGTTGATCGATGTTCAAATTGCCGATTTAGTCGCAGATGAGTTTGCTTTTTTAGATAAGGAAGTAGAAGTCGATGTAACGGTTCGTGGAACCGGATTAAAGGGCAAAGTTATTCCGGTTACGCTGACTCAAGATGGGGCTCCTGTGGCAATGCAAAGGGTTGAATTTCCCAAAGATAGCTATGAGACCACGCTTAAACTCAATTTTACCCCTCGGGAAACAGGAACCTTTGATTACCTGGTATCGGTTCCAGTCCAGGCCGGAGAAATCGTAACCGATAATAATCGGAAGCATTTCACCATGCAGGTGGTACGGAATAAACTGCGGGTTTTGCTTATTTCTGGAAACCCCCGGTGGGAATATCGGTTTTTAAGAAGAGCCCTTAAGAAAGACCCCAATATTGAGTTGGTTTCATTCATGATCCTCCGAAGTGCTTACGATATCGTAGATGTACCCAATGATCAACTCAGTTTGATTCCTTTTCCTGTGCATCGGCTGTTTACAGAGGATCTCCCCAAATTTGACCTGCTCATCTTTGACAATTTTGATTATCGACCTTATTTTTCTCCCATTTATCTGGAAAATATCCGTCAATTTGTAGAACAGCAGGGCAAGGCCTTCATTATGATCGGAGGAGAACACTCCTTCAATGCAGCCAGTTATCACTTTACTCCCATCGAGAGGATCATACCTGTGGATATCAATAACACCCCCCTGCAGCAGTCTACTGGAACAGTCTATAAAGAACCTTTCCGAATGAAATTAACCGAGGAAGGATATACCCACCCTATTACCCGATTGCTGGAAGATATAGAACAGAATAAAAAACTCTGGTCTGAAATGCCCAAATTATGGGGTTATAACTATGTAACCCGACCCAAACCCGGAGCCATTACCCTGGGGGTTCATAGTAATCGAAAAACCGAGTACGGAAACATGCCGGTTCTTGTGGTCCAGCAGGTTGGGGAGGGTAGAGTCATGGCCATAACCTCCGGTTCAACCTGGCGATGGAGTTTTGAAAGCGTAGCTAAAGGGGGATCAGATCAATACTACCTTCAATTTTGGAGACAAGTCATCCGTTGGCTGACAAAAGCTCCAGAGCTTCGACTGGTCAAACTTAAAACGAACAAAAAAAATTATGACCGTGGGGAGGAAGTCAATATCGAAGTAACCGTACTGAATGAGAGCTATCAGCCTCTGAACGAGGTAGAGCTTAAATTGACTTTACAAAAAGCCGATGGCAACTCCCAAGAACTCAATCTTTTTAAATCCGAAAATACTGATGGTCTTTTTCAAACGGTAACCCGAATCGAAGAGCCGGGAATTTATAAACTTAAAGTATCTGCAAAGTATAATGGGAAACTGTTGGGAGAGGATCAACAAACCATCGAAGTCTCTCTATCCGATCTGGAGCTGGAAAACCCCGAGTTAAACAGCAACTTCTTGAAGGAACTTTCCAGCCTGACCGGCGGTGCTTATACCCATATCTCGGCAGAAAATGAAGTTAAATCCAGGTTCAGTATGAAGTTGCCCATGAAGGTAGAAACCACCGAGGTTAACAATGTGGACCTTTGGGACAATCCTTTAAGTTTTGCTTTGATCTTTACTCTGCTCTGTGTAGAATGGGTAGTAAGAAAACGAGCCGGAATGAAATAA
- a CDS encoding bifunctional nuclease domain-containing protein, which translates to MIKKVSNFRLMGLGMMLAYLALSGGTLSAQEESSFLEVKVRGVAAPESSESPVVVLETREHDKALFIWVGVPEATAIELELNHITPPRPMTHDLLKNILEKLEAKVKKVRITELRGNTYYASIDLVVRGVEVVMDSRPSDAIALALRTNSPIYVAKKIMEERSIDLSEETEADTESFSKYGITVQTLTPALAKLLQVPEGEGVLIAQVQSDTVAAKAGLLRGDVITQLAGTSIKTLQEFKQKMENLTEKEVPIKILRDGKPLDLILKIE; encoded by the coding sequence ATGATAAAGAAAGTATCTAATTTTAGACTCATGGGTCTTGGAATGATGTTAGCCTATCTTGCCCTGTCGGGAGGGACACTTTCAGCACAGGAGGAATCTTCATTTTTAGAAGTGAAGGTTCGGGGGGTTGCTGCGCCGGAGTCTTCCGAAAGTCCGGTGGTAGTTTTAGAAACAAGGGAGCACGATAAAGCTCTCTTTATCTGGGTCGGAGTTCCAGAAGCCACTGCCATCGAATTGGAGCTTAACCATATCACCCCACCTCGACCCATGACCCATGATTTGTTGAAAAACATTTTGGAGAAGCTCGAGGCCAAGGTGAAAAAAGTCCGGATTACGGAGCTAAGGGGAAATACCTATTATGCCAGTATTGATCTGGTAGTCAGAGGGGTAGAGGTTGTTATGGACTCCCGACCCAGTGATGCAATTGCTCTGGCTTTACGAACCAATTCCCCTATCTATGTGGCTAAAAAGATTATGGAGGAGAGAAGCATAGATCTTTCCGAAGAAACAGAAGCCGATACAGAAAGTTTTTCTAAGTACGGAATAACGGTTCAAACCCTTACTCCAGCTCTGGCCAAATTGCTTCAGGTTCCTGAAGGGGAAGGGGTTTTGATTGCTCAGGTCCAATCCGATACCGTGGCTGCTAAGGCCGGGTTGCTCCGAGGGGATGTAATTACCCAACTGGCTGGAACTTCGATTAAAACGCTCCAGGAGTTCAAGCAGAAAATGGAAAATTTAACCGAAAAGGAGGTTCCTATTAAAATCCTGCGAGATGGAAAGCCTTTGGATCTGATTTTAAAAATAGAGTAA
- a CDS encoding DUF4412 domain-containing protein, whose translation MMKIKILFISLTLSLVFLSPSWIFADITVVQELTSSPGENFKKPELEEQVDEGTGTLQDLEEELKDLKQKLATAKNEAQKSRMKRDIQELEQLITERKQAIERSKSQEGEVAQAKEEITLYISGNKLRFESGGIVSIVDMDKRRLLNLVPQGKIYYELSFEEWERLQKRADEAAARLPADKQKDLLPRNIKVTRTGNKQIVNGLNCEQYIITDQLGSEEVWVTKDVEFKEYSALMKKYSELIVRENPEIQRELEKLQIIEGLPIKVISKSPYSVEVTEVKKILTNKLDPALFEVPKGFQKRGPQRTPR comes from the coding sequence ATGATGAAAATTAAAATTCTCTTTATTTCTTTAACCTTAAGCCTGGTATTTTTATCTCCCTCTTGGATCTTCGCCGACATTACGGTGGTTCAAGAACTTACCTCTTCTCCGGGAGAAAACTTTAAAAAACCGGAACTGGAGGAACAGGTAGATGAAGGAACTGGAACCCTTCAAGACCTGGAAGAAGAGCTTAAAGATTTAAAACAAAAGCTGGCTACGGCTAAAAACGAAGCCCAAAAAAGTCGTATGAAACGGGATATCCAAGAACTTGAACAACTTATCACGGAGCGTAAACAAGCGATAGAAAGATCTAAATCCCAGGAAGGGGAAGTTGCACAGGCAAAAGAAGAGATTACTCTTTATATTTCGGGTAACAAGCTCAGGTTTGAGTCAGGTGGGATCGTATCCATTGTGGATATGGACAAGAGAAGACTGTTAAATCTGGTTCCCCAGGGTAAGATCTATTATGAACTTTCCTTTGAAGAGTGGGAAAGATTGCAAAAGCGTGCCGATGAAGCTGCAGCCAGATTGCCTGCTGACAAGCAAAAAGACTTACTACCCAGGAATATTAAGGTTACCCGTACGGGAAATAAGCAGATTGTGAATGGTCTTAACTGTGAACAGTATATCATTACGGATCAGTTGGGTAGTGAAGAAGTCTGGGTTACTAAGGATGTAGAGTTCAAAGAATACAGTGCCCTTATGAAAAAATACAGTGAACTCATAGTGCGAGAAAATCCTGAAATACAACGTGAGCTTGAAAAGTTACAGATTATCGAGGGGCTCCCTATAAAGGTAATCAGTAAATCTCCCTATAGTGTGGAAGTTACCGAGGTAAAAAAAATCTTGACCAACAAACTGGATCCCGCCTTATTTGAAGTTCCAAAAGGTTTTCAGAAGCGTGGTCCGCAGAGAACGCCCCGGTAA
- a CDS encoding S1C family serine protease yields the protein MKNPVRSFSSNSQVAFAGQVYTPYDERFLSNAPAEFHKLIADLKYTVRKSIYPIKTTYTWRPYPKADREDVPVWIHGSRVGQVTAVKYKEKLYALSVSHLVMPTARDLNKEKIQLNDEVRTEIYVGNNSVVLDQRILDQTEEIAIFKIPESLPIKPLAYEFGDADKLELGDMIVVIAPRDVRIGAVTALHGEDPIQDLELGTPQNTFLTDIPVMPGFSGSLGFVISRSILTPYIIGLTEGFYIKRHEAVDGHIQEDFQSVIIRINKFKELIDENSF from the coding sequence TTGAAAAATCCTGTTCGATCGTTCTCTTCAAACTCTCAGGTGGCTTTTGCAGGTCAGGTCTACACCCCCTATGATGAACGTTTTTTATCCAACGCCCCGGCCGAGTTCCATAAGCTCATTGCAGACCTGAAATATACCGTTCGAAAAAGTATCTATCCCATCAAAACCACTTATACCTGGCGGCCTTATCCAAAGGCAGATAGGGAAGATGTTCCGGTTTGGATCCATGGAAGCCGGGTTGGTCAGGTGACGGCTGTAAAATATAAGGAAAAGCTTTACGCCTTGTCGGTTTCCCATCTGGTTATGCCAACGGCCAGAGATCTTAATAAAGAGAAAATCCAACTTAACGACGAGGTAAGAACAGAAATTTATGTTGGAAACAACAGCGTGGTGTTAGACCAACGGATTCTGGATCAGACCGAAGAGATTGCTATTTTTAAAATTCCCGAGTCCTTACCTATTAAACCCCTTGCCTATGAGTTCGGGGATGCCGATAAGCTGGAATTGGGAGATATGATCGTTGTTATAGCCCCTCGTGATGTTCGAATCGGTGCTGTTACAGCCCTTCATGGAGAAGATCCTATCCAGGATCTGGAGCTGGGAACCCCACAAAATACCTTCCTGACCGATATTCCGGTTATGCCAGGCTTTTCTGGAAGTCTCGGTTTCGTTATTTCTCGATCCATATTGACTCCGTATATTATCGGATTAACAGAAGGATTCTATATTAAGCGCCATGAAGCGGTAGATGGACATATCCAGGAAGATTTTCAAAGTGTCATTATTCGGATTAACAAATTTAAAGAACTGATAGATGAAAATTCTTTTTAA
- a CDS encoding tetratricopeptide repeat protein translates to MMIFYIVYVVVLYLYSFSDEYAIAQSKPDSSARNSDFRVDELIADQYVEEGKLDEAITLYRKLLLKNPSSGRIHYRLGYAYGLKNLYDEEIAEYKKAIKMGYKEEEVFYRLGLAYIDSETNYAEAVKAFNKVLQRNPRHAEAYFNLGLSYLNLGNYSKAKEALLKAIELNPSNLEAYNMLGVVYALTGQSDKAQETWMEILKRDPSNRPALLNLETLEKNKLEQKSTTIPQKIIEASKKTPPKEK, encoded by the coding sequence ATGATGATTTTCTATATAGTGTATGTAGTGGTCCTGTATCTTTATTCCTTCTCTGATGAGTATGCCATTGCTCAATCAAAGCCGGATAGTTCTGCCAGGAATTCGGATTTCAGAGTAGACGAACTGATTGCGGATCAATATGTAGAGGAAGGTAAGCTCGATGAGGCCATTACTCTGTATAGAAAACTTCTTTTGAAAAATCCTTCATCAGGCCGTATTCACTACCGTTTAGGGTATGCCTATGGATTAAAAAATTTATATGATGAGGAAATAGCCGAATATAAAAAGGCCATTAAGATGGGATATAAAGAGGAAGAAGTGTTTTATCGTCTGGGCCTGGCTTATATAGACTCGGAAACTAATTACGCGGAGGCCGTTAAAGCTTTTAATAAAGTCCTTCAACGAAACCCTCGACATGCCGAGGCTTATTTTAATTTAGGGTTAAGTTATCTGAATCTTGGTAATTATTCTAAAGCGAAAGAGGCTCTTTTGAAAGCCATTGAGCTTAACCCATCCAATCTAGAAGCCTATAATATGCTGGGAGTTGTTTATGCCCTTACCGGCCAATCTGATAAAGCCCAGGAAACCTGGATGGAAATTCTTAAGCGAGATCCCTCCAATCGACCAGCTCTCCTCAACCTGGAAACATTGGAAAAAAATAAGCTTGAACAAAAATCGACCACCATTCCTCAAAAGATCATAGAAGCTTCTAAGAAAACACCTCCAAAGGAAAAGTAG
- a CDS encoding DUF4384 domain-containing protein, translated as MKLQRKLYKILPFLWAGLLTACATTSPSPIPPPPYNNFFLSLQVDQPVYAINEKAKVYVQSTKDCYLSLYDINPVDSITQIFPNRFASDNLIQANLTYQIPDPKDTFDLLVTGPPGTEKIWAICTIDNVSLLPDNLIDRGGDFPRIKGTRSEFNKVVTKNLAVVPRDRKAEATVTFRVVRYK; from the coding sequence ATGAAACTTCAGAGGAAACTTTATAAGATTCTGCCCTTTCTGTGGGCTGGCTTGTTAACAGCCTGTGCAACGACCTCGCCTTCACCGATTCCGCCACCTCCGTACAATAATTTTTTCTTGAGTCTCCAGGTAGATCAACCTGTTTATGCGATTAATGAAAAGGCAAAAGTGTATGTCCAGAGTACAAAGGATTGCTATCTCAGCCTTTACGATATTAATCCCGTCGATAGTATTACGCAGATTTTTCCGAATCGGTTTGCTTCAGATAATTTAATTCAGGCTAATTTGACCTATCAAATTCCAGATCCCAAGGATACTTTTGATCTCCTGGTTACGGGACCTCCGGGTACTGAAAAGATTTGGGCTATTTGTACCATAGATAATGTGAGTCTTTTACCCGATAATTTGATTGATCGAGGCGGAGACTTTCCAAGGATTAAAGGTACCCGTTCAGAGTTCAATAAAGTGGTAACAAAAAATTTAGCGGTTGTTCCCCGGGACCGCAAAGCAGAAGCCACTGTAACTTTCCGGGTGGTTCGATACAAATAG